The segment TAGTAGGTGCTCTCGGCGTGGCGTTTGCTGCTTGCCGCAGAGGGCGAGAGGAAATGGGCAACAATGGACTCCGGTTCGCTCTTACCTGGCCGTCACGATGGTTCGGCGCACCCGACTAATCGCCGTCCCTCTTCACAACCTTGGCGGCTATTGCGACCTTTCCGCCCGTGACAGTGTGAGGCCTTTGCGCCACCTCGCGAGGTGACCTTCGTTCTCTACTCACCGACAGTCCACTCTCGATGGACGACGATAGTCGATGCCTGCAAATTAGAGACGTGACGCGGCGGCAGATAAGGGCGGCAAACTATCCGCGCCAGCTATCGACACCGGCGCGTCCTATGTGGAGTAACGAAGGACCTTTGTCGTGCCCGTCTCCGTCGTGTAACGGCCCACGAAACGAGTCACATCAGCGCTGCGTGAACCTCTTCGAGGAAACGAGGTTCACACTCTAGGTGAGAGAGTCGGCACGGTACGTGTTGTGCGACACGCGAGAGCGAGGCGCTTGCGCAACGAGGGCCTATCGGGTAAAAAATACCTCGTTGGGAGGTCTGGGCGGGCATACATCAGTGGTTCCCGGCCATCTCTATGTGGCTGGAGCGTGATGGCAATGCTTGGCGCAGGCAAGCAAAACTCATGGGCGACGATCGTTCGGCGTTTGGGAGTTTCGCCTCGGGAGCGATGCAATACCGATGTGACTTGTCCCGATATTTTTGAGCTTGGGGACGGCACATTCGCTGTCATTGGCACGGATGTAACGGAAAGGTTATCCGGCTGCCTACCGCCAGACGCGGCACGAGGCCCCCATGAACGCATAGTCGCCATCACCCGTGAAACGCTGGTGATGGCGCGGTCTGACATTCCTGAGAAATAGTCCATTAGGCCACGTCGGTTAGCGTTTCTGGCTTCAACTGTTCCCACTCGTTGGCAGGTTGGTCGTTGGAGGATCCCGACCGCCACAGATTCGCTTGTTCCAGCACGGCTTCGTACTCATCGCAGATCTCGCCAGCAAGTCTTGCGAACATGAACTCTGATCCACCGGGAACCAGCACCGAGTTGCGCGCCCTAGCGGTCGTCTTCCAGAAGTCTCGCATTAGAGGGCTTCTAAAGACGTACCTAAGTGCGCCGCGCACCTCGTCGTCACTATAGACGCTAATAGACCATTGCAGCCGAATGTGCTGCAGAATCAGATTCGCATAGATGTATTGGCGACGGCGCTTCAGTGGGGCATCGGTTCCATATATTGGCCATACTTCGGCCAGGTCTGGATCGTCGAGGGCAATCTTCTGCAGATCAACATGAAGACGGCGAAGGTTAGCCTCTGTACTTCGATGTAGTTCCGCCTGTGTCAGGCTAAGTGATTCTCGCTGGGAGGCGAGTTCGACCCGCTGGCCTTTGAGCTCATGGAATTGCATCCAAAATGTGACGACAAGGGCTGCGCATGCGAAGCCAGAAAATATGGTATTCAATACTCCAAACGACTCGCCAATGCTGCCCCAAACTGCCCAGGTTGTGGCAGCTTCGTCGCCTTCCAACTTTGCAACCAGTCCGAGGCCCGCCAGTACGATCGCGCCAGCCAATGCGGCGACGGCTGAGGTCCAGAGAAAGGCGCGGATCAAGGACCAGCCTGGCCGTCTTCTGCGTTTTGTGGCGGTCATGAAGCTACTCCCTTCTCCGCCCGAAGTTGATCGGTATGCGCACTATGCCCCAGCCGCAAGGTTTGATCACCCTCACAATGATCCCGAAATTGCGTATCGCAATTTGCGCGGATCGCAACCGTTGCGGGTCGACTCTGGGCAATACACGCCGACCGCGACAATCCACGGGCAGTCTCCATACCTAATGATGCCATCAGCCCAGCTGTGCGACCTACGGCTGCTAGACATAGGAGCATGAATGAGTGGGAAATTGGCAGGCCAACTGCAGCCATATCGCAGAGCGCCATAACGCGGTGAGGAGGTTTGCCAATCGACTCCTGTCGCCGACCTTACGATCTCTATGAGTTGATCCTATGATCTCGACTTGGTGACCTCGTCGGAAGACAGATCCTTGAGGCATGTCGACAGCAAGGATGGTCGGCGTTCTGATCTGCCGCGATCAGGGCGGTGTGGGATGTTGGGACGCGAGGGTGGTGCGGGCTGTGCTTGTGCTGCCGGTGCTTGGTCGTGACCCGGCTCTCGCTGACGGCCGGGTCACGGCCACGTGGAGTAGGCGCCTTCGACCGTGGGTGTGGCGGTGGTGATGGTCGTGTGGCGGTTGGGCGAGCGGTGACCGAGCCGAGTTCGGTCGGCCAGTTCGTGTTCGCAGCGGCCGGGTGAGCGATCTCCGGCCTGCCATTCGGCGCCGATCGCGAGGCTGATGGTCGGCGTGCTCTCGTAGCACGGATCGTTGAGTTGATCGTCCGATCAGATGCCTGGAGGGCAGGCGTCAGGGTGGCGGCTCGGCCGTCCGCCGCCTTGACGGTGCGCTGGGACTGGGTCGGCGAGCGTTGGGACTGGCCTTTCACGCGGCTGGCCGGCTCTGCGTGGCTGGCCGTTGTTTCGGGACATTGTGGGAAGTCGGTGGGTGCTGCTATTGGTGATGGGGGTACCGGGATCGGGATAGTGTTCGCGGAAATCGTTGTGTGTGGAGGTGTGGGTCGTGGCGCGGCAGGTTATCGAGACTTTGATTGACGACCTCGACGGCAAGGCTGCCGAAGAGACGGTGAGGTTCGGTATCGACGGGGTGGACTACTCCATCGATCTGTCGGGCCGCAACGCGAGCAAGCTCCGGTCGCTGCTGTCTACCTATCAGGACGCCGGTACCCGTTTGGGTCGGTCGACGGTGTCGGGTCACGGGCGGCGTGAACCGGTTGGTGGCCGGCGGGCCGGTGGCCGCGAGGAGAACCGGGCCATCCGGGAGTGGGCTGCCAAGCAGGGCAAAGAGCTGTCGGAGCGTGGCAGGATCCCCGCCGCCATCGTTGAGGAGTATCGGGCCGCTAGCCGCTAGGTGGCTACGTGTGGATTAGGTCCGACTTCGCAGGGACCGTGCCGCGGTGCGGCAGGCTGCGTCGAGTACGGCAGTTCAACGCGGGATCTGGCCTCTAGGTGGAAGGCCAGGTCTCGTCCACTCGGTCTGTCCGCGGTCGCTGTTCCCGTCGCCGGTAAGATCATCATTGTGGCCCGGCGATTTGGCCCAGGCGAGTCGCCCAAAGCAGCGGCTGTGGTCCGTTGCCCCTTGCTCGGTACGAGTGGCGGGTGTACGCCGAGAGGGTTGACTACTGCACGCAGGAAGACGCCTGTCGTGCGTTGCTCGGCAGCCGGTTGACGAACTCCTTCTTCGTCGGGTTCGCTCCGGTGAACACGACGACCAGGTAGCACTTGGACGGGTTTCGGTCTACCGGCTTGCTGTGGAACCTGTACGGGCTCGGGTGGCCGGTGAACTCTTCGAGGGCGTAGTAGTTCGTCGTCTCGTGCTCACCGACGCCGGTGAGCCGCACGAAGACCCAGGGACGGTCGGTGTCTGGGGCACGGCAGCCGTAGGACGCCACGACATCGAACGCCTCCTGCGTCGGCTCGATCCTCACCTCCGCCTGGAACAATCCAGAACAGATCTTCAACGGGGGCGGCGGCCCGACGCTGGCAGAAGGCGTTGTCGAAGGTGACGACGGCGGCGGCTCGGACGTCGATGTCGGCGACGTCGACGGCGCCGCGGACGTCGGTGCCGCAGGTGTCTGGTTCTGCGGTCCAACGGTGGGTGACCAGGACGTACCCGTGCCCGAGCCGGATTGCGACTTGACGGGTCGGCTGTCGAGCATCCATCGGGCTCCTGCGGTGCCACCGGCGCCCAGGAGGAGCGCCCCCAAGATCAAGGCTGCGAGTAGGCGAAACGACAGAGAGGCGATCTGCCGTCCGCGGCTCGTCGTCCACCAAACGCCGAACACGACCAGCCCGACGGCTAGGACGATGAGCAGCGTCACGAGCAGCGTTTGCCACGTCGACGAGACCAACTGGGCAACGCTGGCGATGGCACCGAACACGGCGAAGGCAGCGCTCAGAAACGCGGCCTGTCTCTGCGTCACCCTCCGGCGCGCGGGTGGACTGGTGCCGCTGGCGTCAGTGTGGTCGGGAGCTCCGTCGCCAAGACCCTGATCCGCGCTCAAGGGTTCTCCAACACATCGATCCGCAAGGCCTGGCCGACAGGATGAATCGCTGTAGCACAAATCCTGCGGACAGCGTGTGCGCCGCCATCCACCTCGACCTCAACGGTCCGAGCCTGAGGTGTCCAAGATCAGAGGGCAGTCCCACGATCGGCACCCGCCGATTGGGTCAGGCCGCCAGAGTGTATGGGGGACCGCCGCCCCGTATGGCGCCTCAACGCTCGGTGTCACGAGTCATCCGCAGCATCCGCTCATGCCGAGAACCGCGCACCCGATTTTGGTGAGAGCGGTTCCTATGATCATGCAGTGATTAGCGTACGGGCGATCGTGTGTCACTAAACTGTCAATACTCCTGACGTCAATTTGTCAAGTGCGACCATCTGTCGAGCGTCGTTGCATGTTGTAGTGTCAACCTGAACGCTTCGTTGCCGACGCTGCCGCTAGGCTGATCGAAGCGAATGGCCTTGCATCCACTCAGCTAGACCTCTTGTTCCATCGCTTACCGAGAGTGAGATGTCATGTATCGCAAGAGGAGTCCGGTTCCTGGAGCACTTCTTCCAGTAGCTCTTGTCGTCGCCATTGTCATCCTGCTAGTGGCGCTCCTCTTCTAGCGTGAGAGGTCGAGGAGATATTCGAATCTGGGCGACGCCGACCCTCTTGGCGATCTTCCTGTCGCTCGCCGTGGCATACGCATATAAAAATGGAGTCTTTACCGGGGCTTGGCTTCGCGCCAACAAGGACTCGGTCACGTCGTTCGGCGTTCTCGCCAGTACCTGCACTGTGGTCGCGGGTGGCATGCTGTCGTACATCAGGTTTTTTCGAGGGCGGACTCTCGTACGGCGCGCAGAACTTTCTGTGGATGTACGTGTTCTCGAATCGCCTGATGGAGCTCTTTTTCACTTTGTAACCGTCACCGCTAAGAATATCGGTACTGTAGCCTTGATAGACCCGAGATTGTCATTGCAGACGGAAGCATGGTTGAGTGACAATAGTATTGCTCACTCCGAGATTGGGTTCGACGGTTGGTTCGAAGTGTCAGATCATGGGCTCTCGCGAGGTAATAGATTTGCCGCGGTTGACACTGGTGAGGTTGCAGAATTCTCTCTGGAAAAGACTTTCGAATCCTCCGTCTGGGCGGTTCGCTACGTTGCCATCTTGGAGGTAGGAAGGCTTTCTTGGTCGAAGCATGAAGTCGTCGAGAATGTGAAGAAGACGGGGTAGGCCCCTGTTCGAGAAGCTTTGCGCCTATGCGCACATCTGCCGCGATCGGGGCGCCGGGTGTCCTGCGTAGGCTGCCAACCGGGCGGCGGCCAGGACAGCGAGAAGCAACGCGGCTAGGAGCCCGGCCGCCAAGTCGGTGCAGGCTGCGCGTCCACCGCTGGTACTCGCACCTATCGACGGATGCCCGATCCGGACCAGGTTATGGGCGTCGACCATCAAACCAGTTCGGTTGCCGTGGTCGCCGAGCACGTGGACGTTCGCCGTCATGCAGTCGCGGGGCTGGACATGCGTGCGCACGCTCGGACGTGCCAATCGCCCGCCAGTAGCGAACAGGCCGGCCTAATGTATGTGTCCGCCTTGGCTGTGTGGTCGGAGGATTAGATCATGGGGACCGACCTGGTAGTTGGCGGTGGCCGTCTTGACCGCTGTCTCGTGGACGCCGACAAACTGCTCTGTGACTATCGAACCGACGACGGCCTGCGGTATCTGGACTGGAGGCCGACCACGGATCCGGATCGGCTGATGCCGGAGGATCTCGCTGTTACGATCCTGATCAACTCGCGGGTCGGGCCTGCGGCTTTCAAGAGCGTTCAGGATCGAGGCGTCGACCTGGATCTTGAAGGGCTTCCCGACATGCCGCTGGCCCAGACCTCCCTGGAAGTCCGCGGCAGGGTCGCGCGTCTGATTGCCGACGTCGCGCAGTGGAAGGGATTCGCTGCGTCGGTTGCCACGAAGGTCCTACACAAGAAGCGGCCTCAACTCATACCGATCCTCGACAACCAGGCGATCTTTGGCGCCTACATGAATCCGCGATGGCCTGAAAGGCGGTCGTTAGTGGACAGCGTGTACGCCGAGAGTCGTATCGCCGAGGCGCTGGAGTGGATCTGGACGGATCTGACGCGGCGGGAGAACGCGGACGCTTGGACTCTCTTGTCCGCGCTTGAACCGGGGCGATCAAGGATCGAATTGTTCGACATGATCTGGTGGGTGAATTTTCGGCGTATAGAACCGGTGCGTCCAGCGTCCCCAGTGTGAGCTGTTGTTCGAGTGCGGGTGAGGCGATTCGACGACTTCCGGCATGATCTTGGCGTCCTCATCTGCCGCGATCCGCTCGCTACTGAACGTAGCGGCGGCTGGCTGCACGACGCCGCGCTGTCCGACACCGAGGCCGGGCTGCGCAAGCTGTTCGACTTTCTCGGTTCGCGTCGACCGCCTCTATAACATCGTCAAGATCTACGGCATGCAGCATGACGGTCTGAAGAGCGCCTATCGAGCGATTCCAGAGCACGCGTGCTTGGATCATGAGTACACGGCGCGTACCGCGTCGACGAAGTCCTGCCCGCGTGTTGACGGCGGTCCGTCCTTGGTGGGAAACAGGTCGGTGCGTAGCGTGTAGGTGAGTTCGAGTTGGACGCCGGCGCTGTCGGCGTCCTT is part of the Phytohabitans houttuyneae genome and harbors:
- a CDS encoding DUF6082 family protein, whose protein sequence is MTATKRRRRPGWSLIRAFLWTSAVAALAGAIVLAGLGLVAKLEGDEAATTWAVWGSIGESFGVLNTIFSGFACAALVVTFWMQFHELKGQRVELASQRESLSLTQAELHRSTEANLRRLHVDLQKIALDDPDLAEVWPIYGTDAPLKRRRQYIYANLILQHIRLQWSISVYSDDEVRGALRYVFRSPLMRDFWKTTARARNSVLVPGGSEFMFARLAGEICDEYEAVLEQANLWRSGSSNDQPANEWEQLKPETLTDVA
- a CDS encoding histone-like nucleoid-structuring protein Lsr2, yielding MARQVIETLIDDLDGKAAEETVRFGIDGVDYSIDLSGRNASKLRSLLSTYQDAGTRLGRSTVSGHGRREPVGGRRAGGREENRAIREWAAKQGKELSERGRIPAAIVEEYRAASR
- a CDS encoding DUF6308 family protein: MGTDLVVGGGRLDRCLVDADKLLCDYRTDDGLRYLDWRPTTDPDRLMPEDLAVTILINSRVGPAAFKSVQDRGVDLDLEGLPDMPLAQTSLEVRGRVARLIADVAQWKGFAASVATKVLHKKRPQLIPILDNQAIFGAYMNPRWPERRSLVDSVYAESRIAEALEWIWTDLTRRENADAWTLLSALEPGRSRIELFDMIWWVNFRRIEPVRPASPV